GTTCGACGGCGCCGTCGTCGGCCTCGGCGGACGCGGCCCCGTCACGCAGCGCATCGACGACGCCTTCGGCCCCTACACGAAGGAGCGCGGCACGGCGTTCTGAGGGCGCGCGGCTATTCTCCGCCGGCCGCCGCCCCTTCCCTCGCGGTCGTGCCCGAACGGAGAACCTCGTGCGCTGGTCGAAGGCCTTCATTCCGACGCTTCGCGACGACCCGGCCGATGCGGAGGCGGCGAGCCACAAGCTGCTCGTGCGCGGCGGCTTCATCCGCCAGCTGATGGCGGGCTCGTACGCGCTGCTGCCGCTCGGCCAGCGCGTCGCGCGCAAGGTCGAGGCGATCGTGCGCAAGGAGATGGAGGCGATCGGCGCACAGGAGTTCGTGCTGCCGTGCCTGCAGCCGAGCGAGCCGTGGGAGCGCTCGGGGCGCTGGCAGACGATGGGCGAGGAGCTCTTCCGCCTGCGCGACCGCAAGGGCGCCGACCTCGCGCTCGGCATGACGCACGAGGAGATCTTCTCGGTGATCGCGAGCGAGCTGCGCTCGTACAAGCAGCTGCCGCAGGCCTGGTACCAGTTCCAGACGAAGTTCCGCGACGAGGCGCGTCCGAAGAGCGGGCTCCTGCGCGTGCGCGAGTTCACGATGAAGGACTCGTACTCGTTCGACCTCGACGAGGCCGGGCTCGACGCGTCGTTCGACCGCCACTTCGAGGCCTATCGCAAGATCTTCGCGCGGCTCGGGCTCGACGCGATCGCGGTCGAGGCGTCGTCGGGCAACATGGGCGGCAGCGACTCGATCGAGTTCATGGCGCGCAGCGACGCCGGCGAAGACTGGGTCGCCGTCTGCGCGAGCTGCGGGTATGCGGCGAACTTCGAGAAGGCGACGTCGAAGCTCGCGCCCGTCGAGGACGCGCCCGCGGCGAGCGCCGCACCCGAGAAGTTCCCGACGCCCGGCGTGCGCACGATCGACGACCTCGCGCGCATGCAGGGCGGCGCGCCGGCCGAGCGGCAGGTGAAGACGCTCGTGTACGTCGTCGACGGCAAGACGGTGCTCGTGCTGCTGCGCGGCGACCACCAGCTCGTCGAGCAGAAGCTGCGCGACCAGGTCGAGGCGAGCGAGCTGCGCCCGGCGACGGGCGACGAGATCGTCGCGGCGATGGGCGCGCACGCGGGCTCGCTCGGCGCGGTCGGCGTCGCGCACTTCGCGATCGCCGACGAGGCGCTGCGCGGACGCGCGAACATGGTGACGGGCGCGAACGAGGACGACTTCCACCTGCGCGGCGTCGACGTCGAGCGCGACATCGACGTGAAGGGCTGGCTCGACCTGCGCGAGGTGAAGGCGGGCGAGGCGTGCCCGATGTGCGAGAGCGCGCTCGGCGTCGCGAAGACCGTCGAGGTCGGGCACATCTTCAAGCTCGGCACGAAGTACGCGGAAGCGCTCGACGTGAAGGTCCTCGGCGAGGACGGCAAGCAGCGCACCGTGATCATGGGCTCGTACGGCATCGGCATCGGCCGCAACGTCGCGGCGGTCGTCGAGGCGCACCACGACGAGAAGGGCATCTGCTGGCCCGTGAACGTGGCGCCCTACGAAGTGGTCGTGAGCGTGCTCGACGCGAAGCAGGTCGAGCCGCTCGAGGCCGGCGAGCGCATCTACGAGAAGCTCCTCGCCGCCGGCATCGACGCGATCCTCGACGACCGCGACGAGCGGCCGGGCGTCAAGTTCAAGGACGCCGAGCTCGTCGGCATCCCGTTCCGCATCACGGTCGGCCCGAAGGGCCTCGCCGAGGGCAAGGTCGAGGTGGTGCGCCGCCGCGACGGCGAGACGTCGAAGCTCGACGTCGAGAAGGCCGCCGACCACGTCGCCGAGCTCGTGCTCGAGAGCCGGCGTTAGGCGGGGCGCGGACGTGGCCGTCGGGCGGCTCGGACGCATCGCGGGCGGCGCGGGCGGCGTGCTCGTCGCGCTCGCCGCGTCGATGATCGGGCTCTCCGAGATGGGCGAGGTGGTCGTGATCCACAGCGCGGCCGCGGGCGGCGCGGGGGCGCGCGCGACGCGCATCTGGGTCGTCGACGACGACGCGGGCCTCCTCGTGCGCGGGTCGGCCGGCAAGGGCTGGGTGGCCGACGCGGTGCGCGCGGGCACCGTCGAGCTCGACCGCGCGGGCGCGACGCGGCGCTACCGCGTCGTCGAGCGCCCGGGCGACGACGCGCGGCGCGACGTGAACGCGCGCATGCGCGCGAAGTACGGCTTCGCCGACCGCGCCATCGGCTGGCTGCGCGACTACGACGCGTCGACGCCGCTGCGGCTCGTGCCGCTCGACGCCGCGCCCGCGCCGCGCGGCACCGGCGACTAGCGATGGCCCCGCGCACCGTCCACCTCGTCGACGGGCACGTCTACATCTTCCGCGCCTGGTTCGCGATGTCGGAGATGCGCGCGCCCGACGGACGCCCGACGCACGCGGCCTACGGCTTCGCGAACATGCTGCTGCGGCACCTGCGCGAGCGGCGGCCCTCGCACATGGCCGTCTGCTTCGACCACGCGATGACGAGCTTCCGGAACGAGCTGTTCCCGGCCTACAAGGCGCAGCGCGGCGAGCCCGACGCCGACCTCGAGCTGCAGTTCGACCTGTGCCGGCGGGCGGCCACGGCGCTCGGCTTCCCCGTCTTCGAGTGCGAGGGCTTCGAGGCCGACGACGTGATCGCGACGCTCGCGCGAGGGCTGCTCGCGAAGCCCGACGTCGAGGTCGCGATCCACACGACGGACAAGGACCTCTCGCAGCTCGTGCGCGAGGACGGGCGCGCGTGGCTCGCGGACTTCGGCAAGGACGACGTCGTCGACGCGGACGCGGTGCGCGCGAAGTTCGGCGTCGACCCCGCGCAGATCCCCGACTACCTCGGCCTCGTCGGCGACAAGGTCGACAACCTGCCGGGCGTGCCGGGCGTCGGGGCGAAGACGGCGGCGGCCGCGCTGCGCGCGTTCCGGCGCATCGAGGACATCCCGGCCGACGCGGCGCGCTGGGACGGGCTCGGCATCCGCGGCGCGGCGCGCGCCGCCCTGCGCATCGCCACGCACCGCGACGCCGCGCTCGCGACGCGCGCGCTCGCGACGGTGCGCGCCGACGTGCCCGGCCTGCGCGCCGGGCTGCGCGAGCTCGCGCTGCGCGGCGCCGATCGCGCGGCCGTCGAGCCGCTCTTCGCCGAGCTCGGCTGGGGGCGCATCGCGAGCCGCATCCCCGTCTGGGCGGACTGAGCCCCGCCCGGAGCACCGCTTCGCGCGCGCGAGGCCGGCGCCGTGGGCGCCGAGCGGCGGCGGCGGGCGCGCGGGGCGTCCTGCAGCTCTCCCCGAAAAGGCTCGCGGCTGCGAGGGATTCGCGGATAGAATCCGCCGCCCCGGGCCCGGTGCGGCGCGATGTCACCGCCCCCGGCCCCAGCCCCGAGGAGAAGCACCATGGAATACGGCGAGTTCCTGCTCCGCTGGATCCACTTCCTGGCCGGGATCACGTGGATCGGCGTGCTCTACTACTTCAACTTCATCCAGACGCCGTTCTTCGGCAGCGAGCTCGGTGGGCAGGCCAAGGGCGCGATGACGCGCGGCCTCGTGCCGAACGCGCTCTGGTGGTTCCGCTGGGGCGCCATGTTCACGTTCCTCTCCGGCTGGACCATCGTGCTGATGAAGCTCCACCAGGGCTTCTCGCTCACCGACGGCTACATGACGCGCATCCTCACGGGCGGTCTGATGGGCACGTTCATGTGGGCCAACGTGTGGTTCGTGATCTGGCCGGCGCAGCAGGTCGTGATCCGCTCGGCCGAGCAGGTCGCGGGCGGCGGCCAGGCGATCCCCGAAGCGCCGGCGCGCGGCGGCAAGGCCGGCATGGCCTCGCGCACGAACACGCTCTTCTCGATCCCGATGCTCTTCTTCATGGCGTCGGCGAGCCACCTGCAGTCGCTCAACAACGGCGCGAACGACATGCTCTACTGGCTCGTCGCCGGCGGCCTGATCGTGCTCGTCGAGATCAACGGGCTGATCGGGCCCGGCGCCGCGACGCAGAAGCCGCTCACCACCGTCTCGGGGACGATCCACGGGGGCCTCGGCCTCGCGGCCGTGCTCTGGGCGATCGGCTTCTTCCTGAACAGCTGACCGCGGCGCGCCGCGCGCGCGGACCGGACGAAGAGGGCCCCGGAGCGCCGCGCTCCGGGGCCCTTCTTCGTTCTCGGCGGTCGTTCGCTAGTTCGCGCCGCCCTGCGCGCGGCTCGCGAGGAAGGCGGTGAGGGCGTCGATCTCGGGCTCGAGGTGCGGAAGCGGGATCATGAGGCGCGTGTCGCGCTTCGGCGTGTAGCCGGGCGGGTACTCGCCGCGCAGCACGCGCGCCTCGACGAGCGCGCGCGGCGAGCCCGCGATCGCCGGGCCGAGGCCGCCGTCCTGCGTCGGGTCGCGGTGGTGGCAGGCGATGCAGTTCACGTTGTAGATGCGC
This genomic interval from Myxococcota bacterium contains the following:
- a CDS encoding proline--tRNA ligase; the encoded protein is MRWSKAFIPTLRDDPADAEAASHKLLVRGGFIRQLMAGSYALLPLGQRVARKVEAIVRKEMEAIGAQEFVLPCLQPSEPWERSGRWQTMGEELFRLRDRKGADLALGMTHEEIFSVIASELRSYKQLPQAWYQFQTKFRDEARPKSGLLRVREFTMKDSYSFDLDEAGLDASFDRHFEAYRKIFARLGLDAIAVEASSGNMGGSDSIEFMARSDAGEDWVAVCASCGYAANFEKATSKLAPVEDAPAASAAPEKFPTPGVRTIDDLARMQGGAPAERQVKTLVYVVDGKTVLVLLRGDHQLVEQKLRDQVEASELRPATGDEIVAAMGAHAGSLGAVGVAHFAIADEALRGRANMVTGANEDDFHLRGVDVERDIDVKGWLDLREVKAGEACPMCESALGVAKTVEVGHIFKLGTKYAEALDVKVLGEDGKQRTVIMGSYGIGIGRNVAAVVEAHHDEKGICWPVNVAPYEVVVSVLDAKQVEPLEAGERIYEKLLAAGIDAILDDRDERPGVKFKDAELVGIPFRITVGPKGLAEGKVEVVRRRDGETSKLDVEKAADHVAELVLESRR
- a CDS encoding 5'-3' exonuclease H3TH domain-containing protein, with amino-acid sequence MAPRTVHLVDGHVYIFRAWFAMSEMRAPDGRPTHAAYGFANMLLRHLRERRPSHMAVCFDHAMTSFRNELFPAYKAQRGEPDADLELQFDLCRRAATALGFPVFECEGFEADDVIATLARGLLAKPDVEVAIHTTDKDLSQLVREDGRAWLADFGKDDVVDADAVRAKFGVDPAQIPDYLGLVGDKVDNLPGVPGVGAKTAAAALRAFRRIEDIPADAARWDGLGIRGAARAALRIATHRDAALATRALATVRADVPGLRAGLRELALRGADRAAVEPLFAELGWGRIASRIPVWAD
- a CDS encoding urate hydroxylase PuuD; the protein is MEYGEFLLRWIHFLAGITWIGVLYYFNFIQTPFFGSELGGQAKGAMTRGLVPNALWWFRWGAMFTFLSGWTIVLMKLHQGFSLTDGYMTRILTGGLMGTFMWANVWFVIWPAQQVVIRSAEQVAGGGQAIPEAPARGGKAGMASRTNTLFSIPMLFFMASASHLQSLNNGANDMLYWLVAGGLIVLVEINGLIGPGAATQKPLTTVSGTIHGGLGLAAVLWAIGFFLNS
- a CDS encoding cytochrome c — its product is MAAAGVLALAVAACGGGDEPNANARASEPGAPARASSAGAEAPKARGATSDASAGAASGTPSQSELVARGERIYNVNCIACHHRDPTQDGGLGPAIAGSPRALVEARVLRGEYPPGYTPKRDTRLMIPLPHLEPEIDALTAFLASRAQGGAN